In the Acetonema longum DSM 6540 genome, GTTAGGAACCGGTAAGAATTCGCATCGGAACAATAACAATGTCCGGGAAAAAGGTCAGCAGTATGAGCAACAGAATTTCTATCCACATATAGGGCCAGACATTGCGCATAATCTGATCCATTGTAACCTTGCCTACCCCGGCTGCCACATTAAGCACCGTACCTACCGGCGGCGTTAAGAGGCCAATCATGTTGTTAAATACAAACATAAAGCCGAAATAAACGGGATCAATGCCTGCCTTTAAGATAATCGGCATCATTACAGGAGTCAGTATCAGTATAGTAGGCGTTGCGTCCATGGCCGTACCGACCAGCAATACAATAAGGTTGATGGCGATCATCAACAGGAGTTTATTGTCCAGAACAGGCGCCAGGAGTTCGCCAAGCTGCGCCGGGATGTTCGCTACCGCAATCAGCCACGAGGAAACCATAGCTGCCGCCGCCAGGAACATGACCACACTGGTGGTTTTCGCCGCCGCAACCAAGACTTCCGTAATATTGCCCCAATTGAGTTCGCGATAAATAACCACTCCGACAAAGAGGGCATAGAAGGCCGCAATGGAAGCCGCCTCCGTGGGGGTAAAGATGCCTCCTCGCAAACCGACGATGATAATCAGCGGTAAAATAAAGGCCCATACCGCTCCTCGCGCGGCCTGCATCAATTCAGCCAAACTCTTGCGCGGCTGTACCTTAAACTGCTCTTTGCGGCAAATCCAGGCCCATGTAGCTGCCAGAAAAATACACAGCAGCAAGCTGGGCACTACGCCGGACATAAACAGCTTGGGTATGGATACATTGCCTGTAACGCCGAAAATAATCATCGGTACGCTGAGGGGCATGATCGGCGCGATGATACCTGCTGAGGCGATCAAAGCGGCTGATTTGGCGCGGTCATAGCCGGCCTCTACCATAATCGGAATCAGTATTGCGCCCAATGCCGCCGTATCGGCAACAGCCGAACCGGACAAGCCGGAGAAGATTAAGCTGGCAAGAATAGCCACATAACCTAAACCGCCGCGGACATGACCAACCAGGGCAATGGCGAAAGCGATAATGCGCTTTGATATGCCGCCGGCATTCATCAGTTCTCCGGCTAAGATAAAGAACGCAATTGCCATGAGGGGGAAATTATCAGCCCCGTCGACCAGGTTGGATGCCAGGATTTGCGTATCAAACAGATTTAAATGCATCAGTAAAGCCACGCCGCTCATGAGCAGCGCAAAGGCAATAGGGATCCCCATGGCCATGACCGCCAGCAGGGATACCAGGAAGACAAGCATGGTCATTGTCATGAATTGGGACCTCCTTTGCTTTTTTCCTCACCAACGACGCTCTCAATTTTCTGCCGGTCTTCCGAATCGGTAATCATGAGCAGTTCATCGGAGGCCATTTTGTTAGTAAGCAGCTTGTACAAATTGCCTAGGGCAATGATCACAATGCTGACGCTGGAAATAAATCCTGCGACATAAACGAACGCCAGCGGAATTCGCATAGACGGTGAATTCTGATCCATCGTCAGAGTTGTCAGATTCCATGTGCCATGCACAACCAGCAGCATGGTTAACAAAATGAGTATATTATTGGCCACAAACAGGATTTTCCGGCCTTTGACCGATAACTTGTTAACCAGTGTGTCGACCCCTAAATGGGCATTTTCGCGAAAAGCAACAATCGCCCCCAGGAAGATCAGCCAAACAAACAAATATCTCGAAGCTTCCTCCGCCCAGGTAATACCAGAGTTAAAGAAGTAACGCATCACGACATTGGAAAAAACAAAGGTTGTCATAAGACACAAGCACACGGCAATCAGCGCATGGAGCATACGGTAGCAGGCATTCATTATGGCGTCCATATATCTACGTCCTCTCAAGGGGAATTGACTTTCTGGATCAATGCTATAAAAACAGAGAAGCACTAAACAGGTAAGGCTGTTGAAAAGCCCGCTTATAGTAGTATGCGCCAACCCTGAAAGCAACATTACCGGCGAAGAATTCGCTCGCCATTAACTTGCAATTTCAAGATTGGCGCAGTACTGGCTTTCTCAACAGCCTCGCGTTACTTTTTACTTCTGGGAGTATTTAGCGATTTCTGCTTTTACTTCTTGGACATTATCTTTGCCAATCTCAGCTTCAAACTGGCCTGCGATGTCTTTCGTGGCATCGACAAAGGCTTGCGCCTGTTCAGGGGTCAGCCTGGTAACAACCATGCCGGCCTTTTCCAGGCTAGCACTTGCTTCCTGCATCATTTCGCGATTGGTCTTTCTTTGGTAAATACCAGCTTCTTTGCCGGCTCTGGCAATTAGCTCCTGATCTTCCTTAGGCAGAGTGTTCCAAATTTTTTGGCTGAACATAAAGACGAAAGGGGAATAGAAATGATTGGTTACGGAAGTATATTTTTGTACTTCATAATATTTTTGGAGATAAATGGTAGTCAACGGATTTTCCTGGCCGTCGACAATGTGCTGCTGCATGCTGGTAAACAATTCACCCAGCGGCATGGGTGTCGGGTTAGCGCCCAGGGTTCTGAAGGTAGCTAAATGTACGGGGTTTTCCATGGTTCTGATTTTAAGGCCCTTTACATCAGCCGGAGTCTTGACATTGACTTTGCTGTTAGTAAGCTGCCGGTAGCCGTTTTCCCAGAAAGCGATTCCTTTAATGCCTTGGGTGGACAGAGAATCAAGATACTTCTGACCGACAGGACCGTCTAACACCTTATCAGCAACTTCTTCATTGGGGAACAGGAAAGGCAGGTCAAAAACCATCCATTTTTTATCAAGACCGGAAATCGGGGCAGTTGACGGGCAAGTCATTTCCAGCGTACCTGCTCTGAGGGCTGTCATCATCTTGGTATCGTCACCCAGCTGGCTGCTGGCGAAAAGCTGGACTTCAATACGTCCCTTGGAATCACGTTCCACAATTTCCTTGAACTTTTCCAACCCTTTGTATTGCGGGCTTTGCTCGTTAAGACCGATGCCCACCTTGATAGTCCGTTTTTCCGGCGCCGCGCCACCGCCGCAACCGGCCAGCAGGCTCACAGCAACCATTCCGGCCAATAGAACCCCCATCAGCTTACCCATTTTCTTCATTACGTTTCCTCCCATGTTTCATTTATACTAAGCCCGATAGACAATCTTCGGGGCTTGGTACAACTGTTTAGTGTAAATTCGAAATACTATTCAAAAAATCCTTCCGTATCCGGGACATTCTGGTCTTTATTTTTTCAATTTTCTCTTAAATTCGTGAAATTTTTCTCTTGCTTTAGATCAGCAACAGCCTCTTATACGCTGGCCCGGGCCCGACGCACCGCCTCGATGAAAGCTTTCGCCTTTTCCGTAATCGTAGCGTAATCTCCTTCAGCCACCGCTTTTTTGTCCACCAGTTCACTGCCGATGCCAAAGCCGAAGGCTCCTGCCTGGATGAATTCGGCAATATTCCCCAGATTAACGCCGCCGACCGGTATGATGGCCGCCTGATTCAACGGGCCGCGCAAATCCTTCAGGTATTTCGCCCCCAGCGCTCCCGCCGGGAAAAGCTTAACAATGTCAACGCCGAGGCGATAGGCTGTCATAATCTCACTCGGCGTTGTTACGCCGGGAATGGCCAGCTTTTGATTTTGATGTACCAGTTGCACCACCTCGGGATTGAGATCAGGGGCCAGTACGAATTTTGCACCGGCGTCGATTACCAGTTGCGCCGCCGTCGGGCTGAGCACAGTCCCCGCGCCGACCAGCATTTTGTCGCCCATCGTAGAGGACAGCGCTTCAATCATGCTGAGATAACCCGGCGTATTGCAGGTAACTTCAATCGCCTGCACTCCGCCCTCATATAAGGCGGCGGCGATCTTTTCGATTTTCCCGGCCGGAATGCCTCTGACGATCGCGACAATTCCGGTTTCTTGCAGGCATTTTACAACACGATACTTGTCCATTGATTTTCCTCCCTTAAACCGAAATTTCGTAAATTTTTTTCTTTTTTCTATTATAGCATAGTAACATATGATTTTGATAAAAATTTTTTTCGTAATTTTTCAAAAAAAATAACTCCCTGCCGTCGTTTCATCGTATAATTATATACGGAAGCAACAACGGATGAAGGGACGAAACGCATGGCGACCATGGAGGAAAAAGGAAGCCTGGACAAGCTTCGGGAGGCATATTCGGGTCTGAACCGGGCGGAAAAAAAGTTGCGCAATACATCCTGGAAAACCCCAGGGCAATTATCCATTGTTCCATTACAGAACTGGCCGACAACAGCCGGGTCAGTGACGCAACCGTCTTTCGACTCTGCCAGAAGCTGGGCTACAAGGGCTATCAGGAATTAAAAATCAAATTGGCAAGCTCCGTGATTGAACCCCTCAAAAATATTCATGAAGAAATCAGCGAAACCGATGACATGTTCATTATTATGCAAAAGCTCTGCACGCTGAACATTCAAAATTTGGAACAGACGACGAAGGTCAATGACTGCCGTGAACTGGGGCGGGCTGTGGATATAATCGCCGGCGCCGGGCAGCTTCTGTTTTTCGCCATGGCCGGTTCCGGCGGTCTGGCTATGGATGCCTGCAATAAGTTCATGCGGACAGGCATTCCCTGCATGGTACAGACCGATTCCCACTGGCAGGCCATGTATGCTTCTCTGATGAAAGAAAATGATGTTGTCATTGCATTCTCCCATTCCGGCAGCAATAAGGAACTGATTGAATCCATTACCATCGCCAGAAATAAGAAGGCGAAAGTGATTGCCATCACCGGCAGCCCCATATCCCCCATCGCCAAAGTTTCGGACGTGGTGCTTGTTTCCTACGGCAAAGAAACCATGTTCCGGAGCGAAGCCATGGGTTCGCGGGTGACGGCGCTTTTAGTAACCGACTGCCTGTATACCGGCGTATGCCTGCAGCGTAAGGATACTACGCTGCAGGTGCTGGAAAAACTCCGGGACAGCATTGCCCGTAAACGGTATTAAGGAACGACATACGAAAAGAGGGATTCATCATGCAAGCTATTATCGGTGTTGATATCGGCACCACCGGCGCCCGGACGGTCATTCACCGCACGGACGGGACACTGCTGGCCAGCCAGTCCCAGGATTATCCGCTCTATACTCCCAATCCCGCCTGGGCCGAACAGGAGCCTGAAGAAATTTTTCAGGCGGTTATGTCCGTGACCGAAAAAGCGCTGCTCCAGGCCAAGCTGCCGCCGGACAGGATCGCAGGCTTGTGTTTCGGCTCGGTGTTCCATAGCTTTATTCCCATTGACCGGGACGGCAACGCCCTCTGCCGGATGATGAACTGGGCAGACAGCCGCAGCCAGCTCTATACCGAAAGACTGAAGTCCGAGCAGGATGCCAAAGCCATTTATATGAGGACAGGCTGTCCTCTGCATCCCATGTATATGCCGTCCAAAATCCTCTGGTTCAAGCATGAGCGGCCGGACCTGTTCCGACGCACCTACAAGTTTGTCAGCATTAAGGAATATATCATGTACCGTTTTCTGAAGCAGTATATCGTCGACCGTTCGATTGCCTCAGGCAGCGGCATGTATAATATTCATGCCCTGGAATGGGATCAGGAACTGCTGGCTGTTTTGGGCATTTCCGGCGACATGTTTTCCCGGGTAGTACCCACCACCCATGTAACAGAGGAAATTGCGCCTGAAGTCGCGGCCCGGCTCGGACTGCCGCCTGATTTGAAGGTTGTGGTCGGTGCTGGCGACGGCGTTCTTTCCAGCATCGGCGCCGGCGCGATCAATCCGGGGCAGCTTACCGCCATGATTGGCACCAGCGGCGCCGTGCGGCTGGTCACCGACAAGCCGACCGTGGATGAAAAACTCCGCACCTGGTGTTACAATTTGACTGACAAATACTGGGTGGCCGGCGGTGCTATTAATAACGGCGGCATCGCCTTCCGCTGGATGCGGGACAAGTTCGCCGAAACCGAGCAGCGGGTAGCGGAAAAGATGGGGCTGGATGCTTATCAACTGCTCAGCACCTATGCCGAAAAAGTACCGGCCGGCTCAGACGGCCTGATTCTGCTTCCTTTTTTTGCCGGTGAGCGCGCTCCCTACTGGAACGCTAACGCCCGGGGCGTGCTGTTTGGCCTGAATCTCAATCATGACAAGCGCCATATGATTCGGGCGACCCTGGAGGGCGTAACCTACCGGATGTTCAGCATCTATCAGGCACTGGACCAGGTGGCCGGTCCGGTTAATGAAATCCGGGTCAGCGGCAGTTTTACGCGTTCCAAGCTTTGGGTCCAGATTATGGCCGATGTATTCGGCAAAATGATCAGCGTGCCGGGCGAACCCGAAGGATCGGCTTTCGGCGCGACCATTCTCGGTATGCACGCTCTGGGCATTCTCAAAGACATCAAAGAGGTCGGCGGATTCATCAATATCAAGGAACGCTATTATCCGTCCGCGGAGAATCATAGCCGCTACCAGGAACTGTTTTCTATTTATGAACGGATTTACTGGAACCTGCAGTCCGAATTTGCCGCTATTGCGAAAATCCAACGCGGCTAATTGGAGAATAAGCAACAAACTTTAAAACATTGGTAGAAATCAGGAGGAATTAATTATGAAAGTATTGGCAGCTGCCCGCTCCTTTGCCAAATCAGCTGAAGCAAAAGCTGTTTTGTCGCAGGCGGGTTTCGAAATCGTATTGAATCCCCATGACCGCCCCTTAAAAGAGGCGGAACTGCTGGAGCTTATACAGGATGTGGACGGGATGGTCGCCGGCATGGATGAAGTCACCGCCGCCGTCATTGACAAAGGCGCTCCCCGGCTCAAAATCGTCGCTAAGCACGGCGTCGGCTATAACAACATCGATTTGACGGCCGCCAAAGAGCACGGCGTCCAGGTTACCATTACGCCAGGCGCGAACACCGTTTCCGTCGCCGAACTGGCCTTCGCCCTGATGCTGGCTGTCGCCCGTAAAATCAACCTCATGGACAAGTCGGTGAGGGCAGGTTCCTGGAACCGTGTGACCGGTGGCGAACTGTCCGGCAAAACTCTGGGTATTGTCGGCCTTGGCAATATCGGCGGCGAAGTCGCCAAACGGGCTGCCGCCTTTGACATGCAGGTGGTTGCTTATGATCTGTTTCCCCGGGCTGATTGGATCGAAAAATACGGCGTCGTCTACAAACCTCTGTCCGAGGTCATCGCTGCCGCTGACTTCCTCTCGCTGCACGCCCCAGCCACACCGGAAACGCAGGGCATGATCAACAGGGCCGTGCTAAAGACCATGAAACCGTCGGCCATCATCATCAATACCGCCCGGGGCGACCTGATTGTGGAAGAGGATCTCTATGCAGCTCTGACCACCGGCGTCATTGCCGGCGCCGGTCTCGACACCTTCGCTCAGGAGCCGCCGGTGGACAGTCCCTTGTTCACCTTGGACAACGTGGTTTTGACCCCCCATGCCGGGGCCGCGACTGCGGAAGCGGTTACCCGCATGGGTGTCACCGCCGCCGAAGAAGTCGTCCGGGTACTGACCGGCAAGCAGCCGCTTTATTCGGTGCTGAAGAAGTAAGCTTTTCGAACAAAAGGGTGTTGCGAAGCACATAAGCTTCGTAACACCCTTTTTCATGCATTATCTCAATGCCTCAAGCCGGCAGGTCAGCAGCCGCTTTTATTTAAGCCAGTCTGTGTGGTATATTCCTTTTTTATCCACTCGCTCATACGTATGCGCGCCAAAATAGTCCCGCTGGGCCTGTATGAGATTGGCCGGCAGCACGGCCTGGCGATAACTGTCATAATAGGCCAGCGAAGCGCTGAAGGCAGGTACGGGTACCCCAAGCTCGGCGCAGGTTTTAACAACCAACCGCCAATTACCCTGAGCGGCAGTCAGCGCGTCGGTGAAATAGGGAGCGAGCAGCAGATTGGCCAGTTCAGGCTGTTGCTCGTAGGATTCTTTGATTCGGTCCAGGAACTGCGCCCGGATAATGCAGCCGCCCCGCCACAACAAAGCGATTTCGCCAAAATTGAGCGACCAGTGGTATTCCTCGCTCGCCGCCTTTAACAAGGCAAAGCCCTGAGCGTAGGAACAAATTTTGGAAGCATACAGGGCATCGTGAATGGCTTGTATGAACTGCTGCTTATCACCGGCATAGGTTTTGCCGGGACCAGGCAAAATGCCGGCGGCCTGCAGGCGTTCCGCCTTATACGCCGACATGCAGCGAGCGAAAACCGCCTCGGTGATGGTCGGTGTCGCCACTCCCAGGTCCAGAGCGCTTTGTGAAGTCCACTTGCCGGTGCCCTTCTGCCCGGCTTTATCCAGAATGACTTCCACCAGCGGTTTGCCGGTTTCTTCATCAAGTTTGGCAAAAATATCGCGGGTAATTTCTATCAGATAGGAATCAAGCACACCTCGGTTCCATTCGGCGAAAACGGTATGAAGCTCCTTTGCCGTCAGGCCCAGTACATGCTTCATGATATAATAAGCTTCGGAGATGAGCTCCATGTCGCCATATTCAATGCCATTATGCACCATTTTTACATAATGACCGGCGCCGTCCGGACCGACGTAAGCGCAACAGGGGCCATCCTCCACCTGGGCGGCAATAGCTGTAAACAGAGGCGCTACCTCTTCATAAGCGGCTTTTTCTCCTCCGGGCATCAGGCTCGGCCCTTTCAGCGCCCCCTCTTCGCCGCCGGAGACGCCCATGCCAAGGAAACGGATGCCCTGGGCCGTCATTTCCTGTACGCGGCGGCGGGTATCTTCAAAAAAGGAGTTGCCTCCGTCAATGACAATATCCCCGGCTTCCAGATGCGGCAAGAGTTCCTGCAGCATAGAATCCACCGGCGCACCGGCCTTGACCATCAGCATGATTTTGCGGGGCCTTTCGAGCATGTCCAGCAATTCAGGTATGCTGTGGGCACCGCCTACCGGCAGGTGCCGCGTCCTTTCCAAGAGCTCGTCGACCTTGCTGACCGTCCGGTTATAGACGGCTACCCGAAAACCCTTGCCCGCCATATTCAGGACCAGATTCTCGCCCATAACGGCCAGTCCGATTAACCCAATCGCATATTTTTCAGTCATAGTATCCCCCATCCCTGTTTTTCACGGCTGGTGTTTTTATTCGATGCCTGCCGCCTTTTCCCTCCATATTGACTAGCCGTAAACACAGGATAGGAGAAACTATTCAATTCATGCATCAGCGGTCTGCTTTTATTCCTTACCTGCATCCAGAGTTATGATCATTTTATCATTTCTGAGAGGCCGTATGCGATTCACTGATTCAGACTCCTTCGGATGCTTCTGACGGAACGGAACCGCTGACGGCAGGGGGCCGAACAGTATCCAGGCGCTGCCGGTCAATTGATAGCCCAATCTCACAATGATCCAGGAAGCAAAGAGCGCCCACAAAAATCCTCCCGCCACAAAGGGGTGATAAACCGATGGTGAGTCCCCGACTGGGAGGTTGAAATAAAAGGACAGCAAACCGGCATGCAGAAGATATATGCCAAAGGAAACCATGCCCAGATGCAGGAGCGCATTCACCCATGCCCGGCTCAGCCGGCGGAGAAGAAAGTGAGCCGCCTGAAACAGCACCAGAGCAGTCAGGAAGGAGTGAAGATGCCACAGTCCTTCATACACCAATCCATGCAGCACAATGCCGTAAGCTCTCAACTGATGCCAGATATAGACATGAGCTGCTGCCGCTGTCCCCCAGACCAGCCAAACAATCAGCCAATTTCGGGTTTGTCGTGACCGGATGTCTTTCGAGCTGATCAAGCTCTTCTTCTTAATGGATTCATAATGAATGCCGCAAAAAGCGCCGAGAAAATAATTGGAGATGTAGGATACAGCAAGAGACCCTTTGTCGGCATATTGCCCGTTCCAATGGTTCGCCAGTACAAAGGCCCACTGCAGAACAATGCCCGCCCAGACCAAATGCCTGGAAAGAGACGGATACCGCTGCAGGATCCATAAGAGAGCGGGGAACAAAAGATAAAACTGAACATTGATAAACACAAAATAAAGATGGTAAAAAGCTTTGCCGGTCAACAACTTAAGAAAAAATTCCGCCGGCGCTGCGTTTTGAATCAATCCTTCCCAGCTTAGCCCGTGCAGATAGTAGGTCCGGGCCACATAATAGCCCAGGGAGAAAATCAGATAAGGCAGTAAAACATACAGAAGCCGCCGTTTATAAAACCGCCCGATCAATTCCCCGGTAAAGGGACGCGAAAAGTAGCTGTGGAATAAAACGAAGGCACTAAGAAAAATGAATGTGGGGGTTCCAAACTTATTAAAAATATTGATAAAATTATACACACCGAAGGTTTTTGATACCGGAGCCACCGTTTCAACCGGTACGGCGGAAGTATGGACCAGTAAAACCCCGATAATGGCTAATGCCCTGACAATATATACCGCATCAATCTGTTCCCGCGAAGACAATGAAGTTGATTCTGCTTTCATCCCATTCCTCTCAAACAATAAAATTATTTTTTTGCTGATTTTATTGTAAACAAACCGGTTTACAATTTTGTCACAGCTTTGTTACAGTTTTGTCACAATATATCGGCAAAATGAAATGGGATTTATTTCTGTTTTTTGAAAATTAAGTTGCGAGGTGCTGTTATGGCCCAGGAAACTATTTTGATTGTGGATGATGAGTTCCGCCTGCGCAAGCTGGTGGGAGATTTCTTACGCAAAGCCGGTTATGCTGTCCTGGAGGCGGAAGACGGGGAAAAGGCCCTTGCTTTACTCTCCGGCCATGTTGCCCTGGTTATATTAGATGTGATGATGCCGGGCAAGGACGGATGGAGTGTGTGCCGGGAGATTCGCGCCCGATACAGCATGCCGGTCATCATCCTAACTGCTCGCAGCCAGGAGATGGATGAACTGTTCGGGTTTGAGCTGGGGGCTGACGAGTATATTACTAAACCCTTCAGTCCGCAAATTTTGGTGGCCAGAGTCAAAGCCCTGCTGCGCCGGACAGAAGTTGCCGGAACCCTGCCGTTTCAATTTGGCGATCTGACCATCAATACCGCCGCCCATGAAGTTCACCTGGAAGGACAGTCTCTGAACCTGACCCCGAAGGAATA is a window encoding:
- a CDS encoding TRAP transporter small permease; this translates as MDAIMNACYRMLHALIAVCLCLMTTFVFSNVVMRYFFNSGITWAEEASRYLFVWLIFLGAIVAFRENAHLGVDTLVNKLSVKGRKILFVANNILILLTMLLVVHGTWNLTTLTMDQNSPSMRIPLAFVYVAGFISSVSIVIIALGNLYKLLTNKMASDELLMITDSEDRQKIESVVGEEKSKGGPNS
- a CDS encoding TRAP transporter substrate-binding protein, which codes for MKKMGKLMGVLLAGMVAVSLLAGCGGGAAPEKRTIKVGIGLNEQSPQYKGLEKFKEIVERDSKGRIEVQLFASSQLGDDTKMMTALRAGTLEMTCPSTAPISGLDKKWMVFDLPFLFPNEEVADKVLDGPVGQKYLDSLSTQGIKGIAFWENGYRQLTNSKVNVKTPADVKGLKIRTMENPVHLATFRTLGANPTPMPLGELFTSMQQHIVDGQENPLTTIYLQKYYEVQKYTSVTNHFYSPFVFMFSQKIWNTLPKEDQELIARAGKEAGIYQRKTNREMMQEASASLEKAGMVVTRLTPEQAQAFVDATKDIAGQFEAEIGKDNVQEVKAEIAKYSQK
- a CDS encoding bifunctional 4-hydroxy-2-oxoglutarate aldolase/2-dehydro-3-deoxy-phosphogluconate aldolase, whose protein sequence is MDKYRVVKCLQETGIVAIVRGIPAGKIEKIAAALYEGGVQAIEVTCNTPGYLSMIEALSSTMGDKMLVGAGTVLSPTAAQLVIDAGAKFVLAPDLNPEVVQLVHQNQKLAIPGVTTPSEIMTAYRLGVDIVKLFPAGALGAKYLKDLRGPLNQAAIIPVGGVNLGNIAEFIQAGAFGFGIGSELVDKKAVAEGDYATITEKAKAFIEAVRRARASV
- a CDS encoding MurR/RpiR family transcriptional regulator; this encodes MASSVIEPLKNIHEEISETDDMFIIMQKLCTLNIQNLEQTTKVNDCRELGRAVDIIAGAGQLLFFAMAGSGGLAMDACNKFMRTGIPCMVQTDSHWQAMYASLMKENDVVIAFSHSGSNKELIESITIARNKKAKVIAITGSPISPIAKVSDVVLVSYGKETMFRSEAMGSRVTALLVTDCLYTGVCLQRKDTTLQVLEKLRDSIARKRY
- a CDS encoding gluconokinase; amino-acid sequence: MQAIIGVDIGTTGARTVIHRTDGTLLASQSQDYPLYTPNPAWAEQEPEEIFQAVMSVTEKALLQAKLPPDRIAGLCFGSVFHSFIPIDRDGNALCRMMNWADSRSQLYTERLKSEQDAKAIYMRTGCPLHPMYMPSKILWFKHERPDLFRRTYKFVSIKEYIMYRFLKQYIVDRSIASGSGMYNIHALEWDQELLAVLGISGDMFSRVVPTTHVTEEIAPEVAARLGLPPDLKVVVGAGDGVLSSIGAGAINPGQLTAMIGTSGAVRLVTDKPTVDEKLRTWCYNLTDKYWVAGGAINNGGIAFRWMRDKFAETEQRVAEKMGLDAYQLLSTYAEKVPAGSDGLILLPFFAGERAPYWNANARGVLFGLNLNHDKRHMIRATLEGVTYRMFSIYQALDQVAGPVNEIRVSGSFTRSKLWVQIMADVFGKMISVPGEPEGSAFGATILGMHALGILKDIKEVGGFINIKERYYPSAENHSRYQELFSIYERIYWNLQSEFAAIAKIQRG
- a CDS encoding phosphoglycerate dehydrogenase; amino-acid sequence: MKVLAAARSFAKSAEAKAVLSQAGFEIVLNPHDRPLKEAELLELIQDVDGMVAGMDEVTAAVIDKGAPRLKIVAKHGVGYNNIDLTAAKEHGVQVTITPGANTVSVAELAFALMLAVARKINLMDKSVRAGSWNRVTGGELSGKTLGIVGLGNIGGEVAKRAAAFDMQVVAYDLFPRADWIEKYGVVYKPLSEVIAAADFLSLHAPATPETQGMINRAVLKTMKPSAIIINTARGDLIVEEDLYAALTTGVIAGAGLDTFAQEPPVDSPLFTLDNVVLTPHAGAATAEAVTRMGVTAAEEVVRVLTGKQPLYSVLKK
- the gnd gene encoding decarboxylating NADP(+)-dependent phosphogluconate dehydrogenase; the protein is MTEKYAIGLIGLAVMGENLVLNMAGKGFRVAVYNRTVSKVDELLERTRHLPVGGAHSIPELLDMLERPRKIMLMVKAGAPVDSMLQELLPHLEAGDIVIDGGNSFFEDTRRRVQEMTAQGIRFLGMGVSGGEEGALKGPSLMPGGEKAAYEEVAPLFTAIAAQVEDGPCCAYVGPDGAGHYVKMVHNGIEYGDMELISEAYYIMKHVLGLTAKELHTVFAEWNRGVLDSYLIEITRDIFAKLDEETGKPLVEVILDKAGQKGTGKWTSQSALDLGVATPTITEAVFARCMSAYKAERLQAAGILPGPGKTYAGDKQQFIQAIHDALYASKICSYAQGFALLKAASEEYHWSLNFGEIALLWRGGCIIRAQFLDRIKESYEQQPELANLLLAPYFTDALTAAQGNWRLVVKTCAELGVPVPAFSASLAYYDSYRQAVLPANLIQAQRDYFGAHTYERVDKKGIYHTDWLK
- a CDS encoding acyltransferase, with amino-acid sequence MKAESTSLSSREQIDAVYIVRALAIIGVLLVHTSAVPVETVAPVSKTFGVYNFINIFNKFGTPTFIFLSAFVLFHSYFSRPFTGELIGRFYKRRLLYVLLPYLIFSLGYYVARTYYLHGLSWEGLIQNAAPAEFFLKLLTGKAFYHLYFVFINVQFYLLFPALLWILQRYPSLSRHLVWAGIVLQWAFVLANHWNGQYADKGSLAVSYISNYFLGAFCGIHYESIKKKSLISSKDIRSRQTRNWLIVWLVWGTAAAAHVYIWHQLRAYGIVLHGLVYEGLWHLHSFLTALVLFQAAHFLLRRLSRAWVNALLHLGMVSFGIYLLHAGLLSFYFNLPVGDSPSVYHPFVAGGFLWALFASWIIVRLGYQLTGSAWILFGPLPSAVPFRQKHPKESESVNRIRPLRNDKMIITLDAGKE
- a CDS encoding response regulator transcription factor, with protein sequence MAQETILIVDDEFRLRKLVGDFLRKAGYAVLEAEDGEKALALLSGHVALVILDVMMPGKDGWSVCREIRARYSMPVIILTARSQEMDELFGFELGADEYITKPFSPQILVARVKALLRRTEVAGTLPFQFGDLTINTAAHEVHLEGQSLNLTPKEYDLLLYLAMNRGKALSREQILERVWDYRYFGDLRTVDTHVNRLRIKLGPLNKWIQTVRGLGYLFEEAK